The DNA window CGTCGTGCAGCAGGTAGTTCCCCTCGGTGACGACGAGCGGCACGTCGCACGGACCCGGCACGGCGATGCTGCCGGCGACCGGTTCCTCGGCCGACCGGTCGAAGGCGGGCGCGTAGACGACGGTGTCCGGGGTCTCGGGGGTGCGCAGCCGGGCGAGCAGCGCGGCGTATCCGGCGGCGTCGAAGGTGTCCGGGGCGCCCTTTCTGTCCGTACGCCCGAGGCGCTCCAGCTCCGCTCCGGCGAGGTGGAAGCCGTCCATGGGGACGAGTACGGCGAGCGGGCCCAGCCGGTCGACGAGGTACGCGGCGAGGGTGGACTTGCCCGCCCCGGGCGGTCCGGCGATGCCGAGGATGCGGCGGCGGCCGGGGACGACGAGGCGGCGGGCGCGGTCGGCGAGGCGGTGCGGTTCCATGCGGGCATTGTGGCGGCGCGGGCCCGGCCGGGCGCAACCCCCGGCCCCGGCCCACGCGGGCGCGGGCGCGTTCCGGGTGCCGGGTCCGGGGCCGGCGGCGCGGTTGGGAACGGGGTGGAGTGGGGAAGGACGAACCCCATGCCGCACATCGCCCTCGTCACGCTCGTCGTCCGCGACTACGACGACGCCATCGCCTTCTACACCGGTCCCCTGGGCTTCGAACTGGCCGAGGACACCGACCGGGGCGACGGCTCCCGCTGGGTCGTCGTCCGCCCGCCCGGTTCCGCCGCCGGCACGGGGCTGCTGCTGGCCCGCGCGAAGGACGACGCCCAGCTCGCGCGGGTGGGCGGGCAGACGGGCGGGCGGGTCGGTTTCTTCCTGCACACCGAGGACTTCGCGCGTGACCACGCCCGGATGACGGCGGCGGGCGTGCGCTTCCTGGAGGAGCCGCGCCATGAACCGTACGGTTCGGTCGTCGTCTTCGAGGACCTGTACGGCAACCGCTGGGACCTTCTCCAGCCCGCGTGAAGCCCTCCCGCCGGCCCCGGCCGCATCCACCACCGGAGTCACCGCATGCATGACGACCGAAGCATCGTGGAGCACCGCCTGCGCCGCGTCCTCACGGAGCGCGTCGCGCCCGCCGTCCGCTCCCGTTCGCTGCCCCTGACCGTCGGGAAGTGGGAGGCCCTGGGTGAGCCGGTCCCGGTCGCCGAGGGCCTGTCCGCCGGGTACGAGCCGTCGGGGGCGGGGCAGGCGTGGGGCCCGGCGTGGGGCACCACCTGGTTCAGGCTCACGGGCCGGGTGCCGGACGAGTGGCGCGGGCGTACCGTCGAGGCCGTCGTCGACCTCGGCTTCGACCGGCGGATGCCGGGCTTCCAGTGCGAGGGCCTGGTGTACCGGCCCGACGGCCGGGCCGTGAAGGGCCTCCATCCCTTGAACGACTGGGTGCGGATCGCCGGCCCGGCCGAGGGCGGCGAAGAGGTGCTGCTGTACGTCGAGGCCGCGTCCAACCCGGTGCTGGCCGGGCAGACACCGACGTACGAGGGGGACAGGCTGACGGCGTCGGCCGACCCGCTGTACCGCGTCGGGCGGGCGGACCTGGTGGTCTTCGAGACCGAGGTGTGGGAGCTGGTCCAGGACCTGGAGGTGCTGGGTTCGCTGATGCCGGAGCTGGCGGAGAGCGACGCGCGGCGCTGGGAGGTCCTGCGCGCGGTCGAACGCGCGCTGGACGCCGTCGACCTGGCCGACATTCCCGGTACGGCGGCCCGCGCCCGCGCGGAGCTGACCGCAGTCCTCGCCTCCCCCGCGAACGCGTCCGCGCACCGCGTCAGCGCCGTCGGGCACGCGCACATCGACTCGGCGTGGCTGTGGCCGTTGCGCGAGACGGTGCGCAAGGTCGCCCGTACCTGCTCCAACGTGGTGGCCCTGATGGACACCCGCCCGGACTTCGTGTTCGCGATGTCGCAGGCGCAGCAGCTCGCCTGGATCAAGGAGCACCGGCCGGAGGTCTTCGCGCGCGTTCGGGAGAAGATCGCGAGCGGGCAGTTCGTGCCGGTCGGCGGCATGTGGGTGGAGTCGGACACCAACATGGTGGGCGGGGAGGCGATGGCCCGTCAGTTCCTGTACGGGAAGAAGTTCTTCCTGGACGAGTTCGGCGTCGAGACGAACGAGGTCTGGCTGCCGGACTCCTTCGGTTACACGGCGGCCCTGCCCCAGCTCGTCAAGCTGTCGGGCTCGAAGTGGTTCCTGACCCAGAAGATCTCCTGGAACCGGTCCAACGCGTTCCCGCACCACACCTTCTGGTGGGAGGGCATCGACGGCACGCGCGTCTTCACGCACTTCCCGCCGGTCGATACGTACAACTCGGACCTCGGCGGTGCGCAGATGGCACACGCGGCCCGCAACTACCGCGAGAAGGGCCGGGCCTCGCGCTCGCTCGTGCCCTTCGGGTGGGGCGACGGCGGTGGCGGGCCCACGCGCGAGATGCTGGCGCGGGCGGAGCGGCTGCGGGACCTGGAGGGGTCCCCGAGAATCGCGGTGGAGAAGCCGTCCGCCTTCTTCGCGAAGGCGGAGGCGGAGTATCCGGACGCTCCGGTGTGGGCGGGCGAGCTGTACCTGGAGCTGCACCGCGGTACGTACACCTCGCAGGCGAAGACCAAGCAGGGCAACCGCCGCAGCGAGTCGCTGCTGCGCGAGGCGGAGCTGTGGTCGGCGACGGCGGCGGTGCGGGTGGCCGGGTACTCGTATCCGTACGAGGACCTGGAGCGGATCTGGAAGACGGTCCTGCTGCACCAGTTCCACGACATCCTGCCGGGCTCGTCGATCGCGTGGGTGCACCGGGAGGCGCGCGGGACGTACGCGCGGGTGCGGGCGGAACTGGAGGCGATCACGGCGGGCGCGCAGGCGGCGCTGGCGGGCGGGGGAACGGCGCAGGTGACGTTCAACGCGGCTCCGCACAGCCGTCGTTCGGTCCCGGCGGGCGGCGCGGCGGTGGTCGCTCCGTCCCGTACGCCGGACCCGGTCACGGCGGTGCGCCACGCGTCCGGCGGCCACGAACTCTCCAACGGCCTCCTGCGCGTCATGATCGATTCACGCGGCCTGGTGGTCTCGGTGTACGACGTGGGGGCGCGGCGGGAGGCGGTGGCGCCGGGCGGTGCGGCCAATCTGCTCCAGATCCACCCGGATTTCCCGAACATGTGGGACGCGTGGGACATCGACGAGTTCTACCGCCACAACGTGACGGACCTGGTGGACGCGGACGGCGTCACCCTCACCGAGTCGTCGGACGACCGTGCGGTGGTGACGGTCACGCGCTCCTTCGGCGACTCGACCGCCGTACAGCGCCTCACGCTCCGCTCGGGCGCGAAGGTGCTCGACATCGAGACGGAGGTGGACTGGCACGAGACGGAGAAGCTGCTGAAGGCGGCCTTCCCGCTGGACGTGAAGGCGGACCGGTCGGCCGCCGAGACGCAGTTCGGGCATGTCTTCCGTGCCACGCACACCAACACCTCGTGGGAGGCGGCCAAGTTCGAGATCTGCGCGCACCGCTGGATCCAGGTGGAGGAGCCGGGGTGGGGCGCGGCGATCGTCAACGACTCGACGTACGGCCATGACGTGACCCGTACGGTACGGGCCGACGGCGGCCAGACCACGACCGTCCGCCTCTCCCTCCTGCGCGCCCCGCGCTACCCGGACCCGGCCACCGACCAGGGCACCCACCGGCTGCGTTTCGCGCTGGCGCCCGGCGCGACGGTCGTCGAC is part of the Streptomyces agglomeratus genome and encodes:
- a CDS encoding nucleoside/nucleotide kinase family protein, coding for MEPHRLADRARRLVVPGRRRILGIAGPPGAGKSTLAAYLVDRLGPLAVLVPMDGFHLAGAELERLGRTDRKGAPDTFDAAGYAALLARLRTPETPDTVVYAPAFDRSAEEPVAGSIAVPGPCDVPLVVTEGNYLLHDDGPWARVRDLLDEVWFLELDQEERVRRLVDRHERFGKPREAAERFVHASDEANARLVAAGRDRADLVVTLGPGTARSTAGEDTGRRAG
- a CDS encoding VOC family protein, encoding MPHIALVTLVVRDYDDAIAFYTGPLGFELAEDTDRGDGSRWVVVRPPGSAAGTGLLLARAKDDAQLARVGGQTGGRVGFFLHTEDFARDHARMTAAGVRFLEEPRHEPYGSVVVFEDLYGNRWDLLQPA
- a CDS encoding alpha-mannosidase, which codes for MHDDRSIVEHRLRRVLTERVAPAVRSRSLPLTVGKWEALGEPVPVAEGLSAGYEPSGAGQAWGPAWGTTWFRLTGRVPDEWRGRTVEAVVDLGFDRRMPGFQCEGLVYRPDGRAVKGLHPLNDWVRIAGPAEGGEEVLLYVEAASNPVLAGQTPTYEGDRLTASADPLYRVGRADLVVFETEVWELVQDLEVLGSLMPELAESDARRWEVLRAVERALDAVDLADIPGTAARARAELTAVLASPANASAHRVSAVGHAHIDSAWLWPLRETVRKVARTCSNVVALMDTRPDFVFAMSQAQQLAWIKEHRPEVFARVREKIASGQFVPVGGMWVESDTNMVGGEAMARQFLYGKKFFLDEFGVETNEVWLPDSFGYTAALPQLVKLSGSKWFLTQKISWNRSNAFPHHTFWWEGIDGTRVFTHFPPVDTYNSDLGGAQMAHAARNYREKGRASRSLVPFGWGDGGGGPTREMLARAERLRDLEGSPRIAVEKPSAFFAKAEAEYPDAPVWAGELYLELHRGTYTSQAKTKQGNRRSESLLREAELWSATAAVRVAGYSYPYEDLERIWKTVLLHQFHDILPGSSIAWVHREARGTYARVRAELEAITAGAQAALAGGGTAQVTFNAAPHSRRSVPAGGAAVVAPSRTPDPVTAVRHASGGHELSNGLLRVMIDSRGLVVSVYDVGARREAVAPGGAANLLQIHPDFPNMWDAWDIDEFYRHNVTDLVDADGVTLTESSDDRAVVTVTRSFGDSTAVQRLTLRSGAKVLDIETEVDWHETEKLLKAAFPLDVKADRSAAETQFGHVFRATHTNTSWEAAKFEICAHRWIQVEEPGWGAAIVNDSTYGHDVTRTVRADGGQTTTVRLSLLRAPRYPDPATDQGTHRLRFALAPGATVVDAVREGHWINLPERTVTGSGAPVRPLLTSDDDRVVVEAVKLAEDRNGDVIVRLYEASGGRASATLAAGFPLVSATATDLLERPLADSPAYEPTPEGALRVTLRPFQILTLRLGRGD